DNA from Colletotrichum higginsianum IMI 349063 chromosome 7 map unlocalized unitig_7, whole genome shotgun sequence:
CGAGGCCTGCTGCCGGCAAGCCCAAGAGCTAGAGCAGACCCTACGCCTTCTTACCCCACGCCTTGCTATCCTCGAAGAGCAGAAGGTCTTCTTGAGGACAGTCAGGAAAGCGAAACGGGCCTACTGGGCTGATAAGATCGAAGGAGTTTCCTCGGACCAAGATCTCTACAAGATTATGGGCTGGCGAAAGGCTAGCCTAGGGGTCAAATCACCCCCTTTGATAGTGGAGGGTCAGACGATCGACGACACTCAGGGTAAGGCCCAGGCACTCCGAAGAGCCCTCCTAGAGAGGTTCAGTGCACAGGATGACTTGCCAGGAGACCCGTTCGACGTCCCTACGGTCTCTCGACGACGGATACCTTGGCATGATGCCATCAGTAAAGAAGAGCTGAGAGAGGCTACTCTGACAAAGACCACGACCCCTGGCATCGACGGGATCACAACACGGCTGCTTCAGGCCTGCTGGGACCTTGTATCTGAGCCTGTCAGACAACTGTTCCAAGCCTGCATACAGACGGGCTACTTCCCCCAGCCTTCCGCAGAGCGGAGGTCGCTATGATCCAGAAAGCGGGGAAAACAGACTTCTCAAAAGCCGGATCCTGGCGGCCAATAGCCCTACTATCTTGTCTTGGGAAAGGGCTCGAGAGGCTGATAGCCAGAAGAATGTCCTACCTTACTATCTTAGAAGGGGTGACCAGCCCATAACAAATAGGGGCTCTACTTGGCAGGTCAGCGGTCGACCTAACCACCTGCCTTGCTCACGACATCGAGATGGCCCTTGACAAAGGGCTCACAGCGACATTGGTAACGATGGACGTCCAAGGTGCCTTTGATTCTGTCCTTCGGAACCGTCTGATTGTCCGGCTACGACAACAAGGCTGGCCTCACAGCCTGACCAGGCTGATATTCCACTTTGCTTCGAACCGAACTGCCAGAGTCAGGCTGGAGGACGCAACAACAGAGGACTTCCCGCTGGCTTGCGGGCTGCCCCAGGGCTCCCCGCTGTCCCCTattctcttccttctttaCATCGCAGACATCTTAGCAGAAGATCCGAGGCTCCGGTCCGGGTACGCAGACGACATCGGCCTTCTGGCCATGGGCCCCTCCCTTGAGAGTAATGCTGCGATCCTCGGCCAGGAGATCACACGCATCCTCGACTGGGGAGCTGAGAACAAGGTCGCTTTCGACCACAACAAGTCCGAAGCTATCCACTTCACAAGAAAACACAAGCAACAAAGAGACCTGCCAGGGATCAAGGCGGGAGAACTGGAAATTCAAGCATCCATTGTGCCTATCCGCTGGTTAGGGGTTTGGTTCGACAAGAGGCTCTCCTTCCGACACCATGTTGAAACGAAGCTGGCTGCGGCAAAGAAGGCGGCCCAACATCTTAGACACCTGACAAACACAAAAGGCGGGCTCCCGGCCGCTGCTGTACGTAAGGCTGTGATCTCCTGCGTCCTGCCAATCGCCCTCTACGGGGCCGAGACCTGGTATGGAGGCATGACCAAGCCAGCCTCTGGCAGAACCACCGATACCGGCCGCAACCTTATCCCCCAGACAGGCTCAGTCAGTACAGGCTAGAAGAGCCTTGCGCGTAAGGTTGAAAGCGTCATCACGAAAGCGGCAAGGGCTATCCTGCCGGCCTGGAAAACAACTCCGACACGCAGCCTCCTTAGGGACGCTGGACTACCACCAAGCAAGATGGCTCTGGAAGGAGTCCGCCTACGCTTCGCAGCACGTCTAAAGAAGGTTGACCTACAACACCCTCTTGTCGCGAGGCTCTCCCAACGAGGGCGACAGCAGACGAGGCTCCAACGGACTGCAGACCTTGCACCGAAATGCCCGAGACCCGCACTCATCCAACCGCAGTACCTCCCAGGCTCACAGGACCTGATAGTCCTGCAGAGTAAGAAAGAGGCAGCCAAAGCTTTCCAGGCCTGGCTAAAGACCGTACCAGACAGCCACATGGTTGTCTTTTCAGATGGCTCCAAAGCGACGAACGGAGCCACAGGATATGGGTTCGTTATCTACCGCAGCAACAGGCGCGTGGCCCAGGGCTGCGGCCGACTCGGTCTAGCAGAGGTGttcgacgccgaggctgAAGGGGCGAGGATAGGACTCCGGCGGGCCCTCTTAACCTCCCAAGGCCAGCCGATACACATCTGCATCGACAACACCAGTGTCATTTAAGGAATACGGGGCGAGGCACCAGACTCCTCGCAAGCAGCGGTGCTCGAGATCCAAGCTGCTGCTAGGATATACAACATCCACACCCACTGGGCGCCAGGGCACCAGGGGATTAAGGGCAACGAAGAGGCGGACCGGCTAGCCAGGGAGGGCACAGCGCTGCCGGTCCCTCTAGGCCAACTGGCTACGCTCTCCGGGATCAAACGGCTCGGTAGAGAGAGATTGCGAAACCAGTACAGACAGTGGTGGGGTAAAGAGGCGACAGAACGGTACACCCAGCTTGGACTGAGGCTACACTTCTCCTGCCCTCCCGAACTCGCCCTACCACGGAGCACCCTCCACCACCTTTTGGCGGCCCGGTCGGGTCACGGGGACTTTGAACAATATCACCGACGCTTTAACCACACCGAGGCCTTGTTAACCTGCTCCTGCGGGGAGGCAAAGGATGTAGATCATCTGGTCTACTGCCCAGCGACCTTGGCGAGGAGGCAGCAGTGGCCCACCCTCTACCCAACTGGTCCGCTCGACCCCATAGGACCTATGGGATCCCTGGAACGATACTTCAAGGGACTAATGACTGACCCAAAAGGCTTTGAGGCCTTCCTGCGCGTGACACACTTTTTCCGGAAGATCTGTCCACGCTACTAGGGAACGGGCTCCGGCACGGGACCTGGACAGTCACTTAAGCCCTGAAGGGAAATAGACGGGAAGCAATGAAACTGGGGAACCAGCGGGAACCAGGGACAGATAGAACGCATAGTAGCCATCAGGCAGGATCTGGAGGACGAAAGGAAGGGCGATGTATGAAGTACGTAGTCCTAGCCCACGGCTCTCCACGCCACATACCCTTCGGGAGGTCTGCGACAAGGGTTCCACCCTTGCCGCCATGGCGTTAAatacaacaacaacaacaacaacaacaacccgcTGGATGCCGGCCAACTTGACTGTGATTACCGGGTAAGTCCAACGTTTGGGATGCATATCTAGGCCCATCACACAAAGCAGCATCCCATAATTCACCAATTTGGTTTATTACGCCCTACCTAAGCCAAACGGGGCTCGCATCTTATTGGATCACCTCTTTCCCCTCAGTCTGAGGATTCAGTCCATTCCCCATTTCAGCACCATaatcagcatcagcatcagcatcaggTATTTTAATATGTTATCATAGCCCATCCTGGGGTCCACAGTTAACAGATGTCCAGCGCGATCCAACGCTAGCCGAAACAACAACTCCAGGCACAAAGCGGGACAGAACTACTGTAACGAGAATCTTGAGAAGGCTTTAAAGAGTTTCATGTGGAGGTGTGAGCAAATAAGGCAGCGTTATGATGCCGACGTATACATCCAAATTCATCGACAGCACAAACACTACGAATATACTTCGTCAAACGAACCATCGTGTCCTAAGTCTAAGGATGAGTTGGTTAGTAAAATTGCGGGGTGATCGACCTGGACTAATGTTTCTTGAAGAGCAGGGCTCATCCTGTCCCTGTGACTAGATGCCCCCGGGATTTTGCGACCAGAAAGAGCACTATTTCATCCAAACGTCTCCCTACTATATCTCTTCGACCAGAAAACATAAGCGCTCACAAGAACGACTCTGCGTTTGGCAGCGAGAATAGGTCGCTCAAAGTAACAAGCTTCAAGGCCCAAGGACAATATTGTGGAGTCTTTATCTAGGTAGCCAGGGCCTTGGAAGTTTATTTTCAGATTGCAATGAGCCGGCTCTACAGAACGGCGAGTACGATTGTTGGCTCAAATTGAAGCGAGCTTGAGATTGTGCAACGGAAGGAAATTTTAGCAGATTCATTTGAGCAGATCATGAACAAACAGACGCTTCTACACCAACGCTGCAAAGAACCCTTTTTGCTAAACTCTGAGGGGCGTTGCTCTGCTGTGTGGCTAGTCTGCATGGAATCTTCTGGAAACCTAGATCTGGGACGCAATGTCCACACGGACGGTATTGTGCGCCTAAGCACAAGCTCCCTTAGCAAAGCGGAGTTAGAGAGCATGAAATTATAAGTTTGAAGCCATATATTGATAGTAGCCGAAACACCTCGCCTCATTTAGATCACAGTACGAGCCCCATTTATCAACCCAAGCTGTACCTTTAGTAGTCATCTTATTAGCGCTGTTCCTAGAATAAACGATTCCACTGTAACCTACTAAGTGTGTCAAGCCTGGCTGTACTAGCTTTTCTGCTTGTAGTCTTGCCTCCGTAGACGATCTCTTGGAAATCGTAGGCAATGTAAGTATGGGACGTCCAGAACCACTTGCGTGTGTCGTCATTGTACCTTACGTGGTACATAAGGCCCTGAAAgtcctttctttttttaaAAACGCGCTCTTTTATAACTTGGCCGACAACAATATAGAAGTGCTTGCAACCTGTTTCCTCCTGGACATGGTCCTCCGGAGGCTGTCCGTTGAGAGGCGTGCATAGCCGTAAGTAGTGCCATTCGCCGTTGTTTAGGGTCTtgccggctgctgctgctgcgttCTTAACTGTCGTGTATCGAGATGTTGGGCCGTCCTGGCGCGTGACCAGGCTGATCGGAAAATTCTCCTCAAGGCCTAGCAGGTCGATAGGCAAGGCAAATGTCACCGTCGCAAGGAGGTATGTGAGAGTAATGATGAGAGAAACCATCTTTATAAATACAGTGTTTGAAATCAAAAGCTCATCAAGTAAATAGAAAGGAAATACGAAACCATGTGTCTTATATAGCTACTGTCACACGCCTATATAGGAACACTAGTCACCAGATGCCAACAGGTGTGGATCCACCTGTCCATAGAGCATTGAGTCTTATATAGTGAATCTCCGGAGGAAGGTTTAACCTTGAAGAGACAAATTTAACAACCCctgccttttttttcttttacCTTTGCCGCAAAAACAACACAATTGAATGCAGGCAGCAATCTGCGCTACATTCCCTTGTGACATACGTATGTAAAACTAAGAATGTTGTGTTGATGGGTGGGGTCAATTCTTGTGTATTGATGTGTGTGTAGCTGGAGAGGTCCTGCTAGCTGTGAACTTCTGCTTCTGTATCCACAAAATGTGCCTGTCATCGAAATCCTTACCTTTGGGTGGCCAGATCCACCCAAACTGTGATTCTGAAATCGCCCGAGTGGCGCGTCGGAAATGCCGCGTTTAGGCTGTCATGATGTGCAGATGTGGTGGGGTTCCGGCCCAGCGCCGTGACATTACGGACTTATTAGCTCAGTTCCATCACTGCACGCTTCAGACAATTAAACCTACTGCTCGGTAATTTCCGTTCTCATCGGTTTCTTTTGGAACATTCAGTAGCACCATTGTCTTTTGCCTTGTCAGTACGACCGACAATGCTCAGACAGACCCAATGGAATAAATCCTTTTTTTCGTATATCCAGGCTCCCGATAGGTTCACGGGCCTGTACATTCCCGGGTCTCTCATTAGTCAGCAACATTCACTATATTTTGCTGGCTTGGCAGGGGGTGGAGTCAGTTGTTGGCGCTTTAGGGCATTGTTACTGGCAAACGATGATACAATCCGGACGGGGTATGGAATTGGTCGGCGAAGAGGGTGAGGTCTTGGCGCGTGCGTCGGCCTGCGATTCTTACCGATGTGATTTAAGGAATGCGATTTAGGGACGTGATTTAGGGACGTGATTTAGGGATGCGATTTAAGGGCTGTGATTCCTGCGTGGAATTTGCACATTGCAAGCATTACTTGTGATGCGCCACGCAGAAACAGTGCACATGAGACTAATCTCTCAGTTCACTAGCTTGGTCGTGATCAAGCCATTTGCCGATTGCAGTGTGACGCGACGCAACCGACGATGGCGGATACTGCAGAGCCTGTGATCGTGGTGAGCAAAGACGACCCGCGCGCTACTGCGCCACGACGGCTTTCTTGTGGCCCGACCCTATAAAGTTGGAATAAGGGTAAAGAGACAACAGGCAAGTTGCTTAGCTTTAACCCCTTTTTCGCCTCAACAAGGACCTGCCATTGGATGACATCAGTCGAATGATGATTTAACGGTCAATCCAGGGTTAGTAATACATTGTGTGTGATGCAACCCTCCACATCGCAGCTGCCTTTTTCTTCAATGGGCTAGTAATGGGAAGCAAGCAGGGGTGACATGCCATGACAGCTAGCAACCTTACATCAGGAATACTTGGATTTATATATGTTGTTGCAGGAGGTCAGCTTAGTGGCGATGTACGGCCTTCTGTGGCTTAGGTAGAGCGCCTACCAGCTGCCTTAGTTAGCGCTCTCAGCCAGCTTTATCACCTCGCCGCTACACAGCTCAAGTATCTGAGTCTTGGCTGGGGCAAGGGCGGAAGGGTGAGATCAGGGGGCATTTACAAATCAGTAGTTTGCCGGGCTTAGATGTGAAGGCATCTGGGAATGTGAGAGGTTGGTGCGAGGTTGAGCTGGAGGTGTGAGAGGCTgcaagtgagtgagtgagctgCAGCGGGTGCGGGTGTGGTGCGAGTTGCAATAACAGTTTTTCGCGTTTGGGAACGGACTCAATTCCGACGACTCTTGTTGATAGTTATCAACTTGATAAAATCTCAAGTCTATACTAACTGTAGAGAGAAAACCCAGATTCGCAGAGGACAAAGTTTCCGTGTCTTTGTCTAGGCTGTACCTGTTTTCTTCCATTACGTTATCTGTGACCGACGTAGGCATCGCAACTCGAATCACAAAACCTCGCTTATGATTATGGATCTCTTGTCGCCCGCGCTGTGCTGTGTAGGACACCAATGCTGCGATGGCTGATGTGGTGTCAGGGTCACtataagtcaaagcacccacttttgggccacccccacatatgggccacccaaaaatgagggtattcccatcgacaccagtatgttcaattaactattgactgcacctagatgccaccacaatacagctttcagcctcactaggtaaatcagcctcgctggactcatctgtgatatcctctttatcgccagcctcaacctgagccttctggatgtctttgatgttggcgaacttagtgtttgggttgatctgaactgccttccttttccttactgcagtgttggtaacttgggcctgcagaagctccagcttatgctgggcagtggccagctcataggcctgctcgctgaagccttttttcaccttcatgaaaaggaggcgttgggtatgcgcatcattatccaactctgtgaatagcttcagttggccagacagatccttcatcttccttggcgtcgaccatgccactgcagacgacgcagatgcccatccttcagcttccttgcccctagactgccctttgctgacctgat
Protein-coding regions in this window:
- a CDS encoding EC51a protein; amino-acid sequence: MVSLIITLTYLLATVTFALPIDLLGLEENFPISLVTRQDGPTSRYTTVKNAAAAAGKTLNNGEWHYLRLCTPLNGQPPEDHVQEETGCKHFYIVVGQVIKERVFKKRKDFQGLMYHVRYNDDTRKWFWTSHTYIAYDFQEIVYGGKTTSRKASTARLDTLSYSGIVYSRNSANKMTTKGTAWVDKWGSYCDLNEARCFGYYQYMASNL